In one Bacteroidota bacterium genomic region, the following are encoded:
- a CDS encoding insulinase family protein produces the protein MPDYYSSQLKNGLKIIGTKTSETPIVQIAITIDGGDLTLNTDELKKNGIAELTAQLLNEGTKNYTTEQVSAELDKLGSSISFFAGKTTSSVYISCLKKNLDATLKLLEEKLLNPRFDEADFKRVKKQYKESLVQQKSNPNYTASVAFSSLLYGNNNIWGLNPTKKNVEKMELADVKGYYEKNYSPSAARVVIVGDVDQNEILSKLEFLNKWQAKEVKVNAAVTPAPIDPVVYLVDKIGAPSSIIRMGQISLPYDATGEYFKNTVANHVLGGNFNSRLNMNLREEKGYTYGIRSGFNGDKYKGTFFIGSAVKRKETGNSMVEIIKETKNYILNGVTDAEVDYTKNSMLNGQAMNYETNFDKAFFLGNILEYNLSKDYPLQQAQILKSMTKEDFNNQIKKAYDPSKMAILIVGDKVAIKQQMESLNFNVKDFNEKLNLKKFKELDVD, from the coding sequence GTGCCCGATTACTATTCATCACAGCTTAAAAACGGATTAAAAATAATCGGCACTAAGACATCGGAAACCCCGATCGTACAGATAGCAATAACGATTGATGGGGGAGATCTTACATTAAATACTGATGAATTAAAGAAGAATGGTATTGCCGAACTGACTGCTCAGCTCTTAAATGAAGGGACTAAAAACTATACAACTGAACAGGTCAGTGCTGAGTTGGATAAGTTAGGCAGCTCTATATCATTCTTTGCAGGTAAAACAACTTCATCAGTTTATATTTCATGTCTGAAGAAAAACCTTGACGCAACCTTAAAGTTACTTGAAGAGAAACTGCTTAATCCACGTTTTGATGAAGCCGATTTTAAACGCGTAAAAAAACAATATAAAGAAAGTCTTGTTCAGCAAAAAAGCAATCCAAATTACACCGCATCAGTTGCGTTTTCGTCATTGCTATACGGGAATAATAATATATGGGGATTAAATCCCACAAAGAAAAATGTCGAAAAAATGGAACTTGCAGACGTAAAGGGATATTATGAAAAAAATTATTCTCCTTCGGCTGCAAGGGTTGTAATTGTAGGTGATGTGGATCAAAATGAAATATTGTCGAAGCTTGAATTCCTGAACAAGTGGCAGGCAAAAGAAGTTAAGGTTAATGCTGCTGTTACTCCGGCGCCGATTGATCCTGTTGTTTATTTGGTTGATAAAATAGGCGCTCCATCTTCCATTATACGTATGGGTCAGATATCGCTGCCTTATGACGCTACAGGTGAATACTTTAAAAACACTGTTGCCAATCATGTGCTTGGTGGAAATTTCAACTCACGCCTTAACATGAATTTGCGTGAAGAGAAAGGCTATACCTATGGAATTCGGTCTGGTTTCAATGGAGATAAGTACAAAGGCACTTTCTTTATTGGATCGGCTGTAAAGCGTAAAGAAACCGGCAACTCTATGGTCGAGATAATTAAGGAGACTAAAAATTATATTCTGAATGGTGTTACTGACGCGGAAGTGGATTATACCAAAAACTCCATGCTAAACGGCCAGGCCATGAACTATGAGACCAATTTTGATAAGGCATTTTTCCTTGGGAACATACTTGAGTATAACTTAAGCAAGGATTATCCTTTACAGCAGGCCCAGATCCTTAAAAGCATGACCAAAGAGGACTTTAATAACCAGATCAAAAAGGCTTATGACCCAAGCAAAATGGCTATTTTAATAGTAGGAGACAAGGTGGCCATTAAACAACAAATGGAATCTCTGAATTTTAACGTTAAGGATTTCAATGAAAAACTTAATCTTAAAAAATTCAAGGAACTTGATGTTGATTGA
- the gyrA gene encoding DNA gyrase subunit A: MNGEKIILINIEEEMKTAYIDYSMSVIVSRALPDVRDGLKPVHRRVLFGMLDLGVMSNRPYKKSARIVGEVLGKYHPHGDTSVYDTMVRMAQDWSLRYTLIDGQGNFGSVDGDPPAAMRYTEARLRKIAEEMLVDIEKDTVDFRPNFDDSLTEPTVLPTKIPNLLVNGASGIAVGMATNMPPHNLTEVIDATIAYIDNRSIDVAGLMQYVKAPDFPTGGIIYGYAGVKEAFETGRGRIVMRSKSNIETLPNGRERIIISEIPYQINKAEMIKKTADLVNDKKLEGISDIRDESDRNGMRIVYELKKDAIGNVVLNNLFKQTELQSSFSVNNIALVGGRPVMLNLKDLITHFVAHRHDVVIRRAKFDLSQAEKRAHILQGYLIALDHLDEVIKLIRESATPQDAQDGLIKSFGFTEVQAKAVLELRLRVLTGLERDKIKEEYNNLMELIKYLKDVLSDEILRMEIIKDELRDIKEKYGDKRRTEIVFAGDEIRMEDIIKDEDVVITISHMGYIKRTALAEYRRQGRGGTGSKGTSTRDEDFLEHLFVASTHNYLMFFTEQGRCFWLRAYEIPEGNKGSKGRAIQNLINIPPDDKVKAYINVNNLSDEQYLNNNFIIMCTKKGTIKKTTLEAYSRPRQNGINAITIREGDSLLEVKLTNGSCEIMLATKQGKVVRFNEAKVRPMGRNASGVRGVNLDDEGGNTNEVIGMIALPDPSVNVLVVSEKGLGKRSELEEYRVTNRGGKGVKTLNMTEKTGNLVAIKDVTDKNDLMIITKSGITIRLAVADLRVMGRATQGVRLINLRDDDEIAAVTKTDVDDSAVDVPAVTDGTPAAPTDTDTPANENTSPEQGTEETSPPAVE, from the coding sequence ATGAACGGAGAAAAAATCATCCTGATCAACATAGAAGAGGAAATGAAAACAGCCTACATCGACTATTCGATGTCGGTAATTGTGTCACGTGCCCTGCCTGATGTACGTGATGGCCTGAAACCTGTACACCGCAGGGTTTTATTCGGAATGCTCGACCTGGGCGTAATGTCCAACCGGCCTTATAAAAAATCCGCCCGTATTGTGGGCGAAGTGCTTGGAAAGTACCACCCACATGGAGATACATCAGTTTATGACACAATGGTGCGCATGGCCCAGGACTGGAGCCTTCGCTATACACTGATCGATGGACAGGGTAATTTCGGTTCCGTTGATGGTGATCCACCGGCTGCTATGCGATACACAGAAGCGCGTCTTCGCAAAATAGCTGAAGAAATGCTGGTTGATATAGAAAAGGATACGGTCGATTTCCGGCCCAATTTTGATGACTCTTTGACAGAGCCTACTGTACTTCCTACAAAGATCCCTAATTTATTAGTGAATGGCGCTTCGGGTATCGCTGTGGGTATGGCCACCAATATGCCTCCGCATAACCTTACCGAGGTAATAGACGCTACAATTGCCTATATCGATAACAGATCTATAGATGTTGCAGGACTGATGCAATATGTTAAAGCCCCCGACTTTCCTACAGGCGGAATTATTTATGGTTACGCGGGTGTTAAAGAAGCCTTTGAAACCGGTCGTGGCCGTATTGTAATGCGCTCCAAGTCAAATATTGAAACATTGCCTAACGGACGCGAACGTATAATTATTTCCGAGATCCCTTACCAGATCAATAAAGCGGAGATGATAAAGAAAACGGCCGACCTGGTTAATGATAAAAAACTGGAGGGCATTTCTGACATACGTGATGAGAGCGATCGCAATGGTATGCGTATTGTGTATGAATTGAAGAAAGACGCTATCGGGAATGTAGTACTTAATAATCTGTTTAAGCAAACTGAATTACAATCTTCCTTCAGTGTAAATAATATCGCGCTTGTAGGCGGTCGCCCGGTAATGCTTAACCTGAAAGATCTGATCACTCACTTTGTGGCTCACCGTCATGATGTGGTTATCCGCAGGGCTAAGTTCGACCTGTCGCAAGCTGAAAAACGTGCGCACATATTACAAGGCTATCTGATCGCGCTCGATCACCTGGACGAAGTAATTAAACTTATCCGTGAATCCGCAACTCCACAGGATGCGCAGGATGGCCTGATAAAAAGTTTCGGCTTTACCGAGGTTCAGGCAAAAGCCGTTCTTGAATTAAGACTGCGTGTGCTGACAGGTCTGGAGAGAGATAAGATCAAAGAAGAGTATAACAACTTAATGGAGCTGATCAAATATTTGAAAGATGTTTTAAGCGACGAGATACTTCGGATGGAGATCATTAAAGATGAGCTACGTGATATAAAAGAAAAATACGGCGACAAGCGCAGAACAGAAATTGTTTTTGCAGGCGACGAGATCCGTATGGAAGATATTATAAAGGATGAGGATGTGGTTATCACTATATCTCATATGGGTTACATTAAACGCACAGCGCTTGCCGAATACCGCAGGCAGGGCAGGGGAGGCACAGGCTCAAAAGGAACATCCACACGTGATGAAGACTTTTTGGAACACCTGTTTGTAGCTTCAACACATAATTACTTAATGTTCTTTACAGAGCAGGGGCGTTGTTTCTGGTTGAGGGCTTACGAAATACCTGAAGGCAATAAAGGATCTAAAGGAAGAGCCATACAGAACCTGATCAATATTCCTCCGGATGATAAAGTGAAGGCATATATTAATGTCAACAATTTATCTGATGAGCAATACCTGAATAACAATTTCATTATAATGTGTACTAAAAAAGGTACCATTAAGAAAACAACACTGGAAGCTTATTCACGTCCACGTCAGAATGGTATCAATGCCATCACCATCCGTGAGGGTGACAGTCTGCTGGAAGTGAAACTTACCAATGGAAGCTGCGAGATCATGTTGGCCACCAAACAGGGCAAAGTGGTTCGGTTTAACGAAGCCAAAGTCCGTCCGATGGGTCGCAACGCGTCCGGTGTACGTGGTGTGAACCTGGATGATGAAGGCGGAAATACAAATGAAGTAATTGGTATGATTGCATTACCTGATCCGTCGGTGAACGTACTTGTGGTTTCTGAAAAGGGGCTGGGTAAACGCTCGGAACTGGAAGAGTATCGTGTAACTAACAGGGGCGGCAAGGGTGTGAAAACGCTTAATATGACTGAGAAGACAGGTAACCTCGTTGCAATAAAAGATGTTACAGATAAAAATGACCTGATGATCATTACCAAATCAGGTATTACTATACGTTTAGCGGTGGCTGACCTGAGGGTTATGGGCCGCGCCACTCAAGGCGTACGTCTTATCAACCTGAGAGATGATGACGAAATAGCTGCGGTTACAAAAACTGATGTTGACGATAGTGCAGTAGATGTTCCAGCAGTAACTGATGGAACTCCTGCAGCTCCAACTGATACTGATACTCCGGCGAATGAGAACACTTCACCTGAACAAGGAACAGAAGAAACATCTCCTCCGGCTGTTGAATAA
- a CDS encoding tetratricopeptide repeat protein, with the protein MTKLKLLTVMLTVSITSLFAQKNNLVNTWNYLRSKELDKAKTAIDAAAQNDDTKNSPKMWLYRAQTYMAIMESKEDKYKNLDPDAAEKAFTAVVNCFKTDKDKVYYDDAKGMLMPASVRLYNRSIEAFSAKEYDNAIRYTTALFEGLPFDKDDAMKHQNITADKLNYQLFSIAYSAKNFTLAKEYLQKLIDVKYKDPNIYLNMAGIYENEGNAEKQLSYIEQGRNLFDDNVDLITAELNYYIKQNKIDVLLDKVSKAIDAAPDNEILHYTQGNIYQGKNELDKAEAAYKKAIELKPDYGDANYNLGKLYLDRGINYNNTANNLPPKESKKAQELSDKGKGEFVKAIPYLEKAHSDNPKDGNVTKALLQLYVTTGDNDKYAKLKEEMKNNK; encoded by the coding sequence ATGACTAAACTGAAATTATTGACGGTAATGCTTACAGTTTCTATCACATCTCTGTTCGCGCAAAAAAACAACCTGGTAAATACATGGAATTACCTGCGTTCAAAGGAACTTGATAAAGCAAAAACTGCAATTGATGCGGCTGCTCAAAATGATGACACCAAAAACAGCCCCAAGATGTGGCTTTATCGTGCACAAACTTATATGGCTATAATGGAAAGCAAGGAAGATAAATACAAAAACCTTGATCCTGATGCGGCAGAGAAAGCTTTCACCGCGGTGGTCAATTGTTTTAAAACAGACAAGGACAAAGTTTACTATGATGATGCCAAAGGAATGCTGATGCCCGCATCTGTGAGGTTATATAACCGGTCGATCGAAGCTTTTAGCGCTAAGGAGTACGATAATGCTATCCGGTACACTACAGCTCTTTTTGAGGGTTTGCCTTTTGATAAGGATGACGCGATGAAGCACCAGAACATTACCGCCGACAAACTGAATTATCAGCTATTCAGCATTGCTTATTCGGCCAAAAACTTTACGCTTGCCAAAGAGTACCTTCAAAAATTGATCGATGTGAAATATAAGGATCCTAATATCTACCTCAATATGGCAGGCATTTATGAGAATGAAGGAAACGCGGAGAAACAATTAAGTTATATTGAGCAGGGGCGCAACCTCTTTGACGACAACGTTGATCTGATCACTGCCGAATTGAATTATTATATCAAACAAAACAAAATTGATGTATTGCTGGATAAAGTGAGCAAAGCCATTGATGCTGCTCCCGACAATGAAATTTTACATTATACGCAGGGTAATATTTACCAGGGTAAAAATGAACTTGATAAAGCCGAAGCAGCATACAAGAAAGCTATTGAGTTAAAGCCGGACTATGGTGACGCAAATTATAATTTAGGTAAATTATACCTGGATAGGGGCATCAATTACAACAATACCGCCAACAATTTACCACCTAAAGAATCAAAGAAAGCACAGGAATTGTCTGATAAAGGTAAAGGGGAGTTTGTAAAGGCCATTCCTTACCTGGAAAAAGCTCATTCAGACAACCCGAAAGATGGAAATGTCACCAAGGCACTTTTGCAGTTATATGTTACCACCGGCGATAATGATAAATACGCGAAGCTTAAAGAGGAGATGAAGAATAATAAATAA
- a CDS encoding insulinase family protein produces the protein MNGNTTQDRTQYFNNIPSNQVEVALWLEADRMGYLLDSLTSKKFENQRDAVKNEKAQNQQNQPYGMISEIMGQTLYPFKHPYSWPVIGYVDDLNRASLNDVKNFFLRWYGPNNAVLTIAGDVDTKQVLAWVEKYFGNIKQGPDVKKLKIPAITLPGDKYASYRDKIYLPLSHRVIPTVPAYHRDEPALDCLADMMGDGNNSIFYRNFVKNEKAAEVDVYHPTHELSGEFTISILYYPPQEAFQDYTAYDKMFKEIEERTKATIDEFEKTEITDEALQRVKAKREATVLRGVESAYGKAEILSNWDWMLGRTYNVKDEIERYNKVTKEDIVRVFNKYIKGAGAGVVNVYPRISDKDSVKSYNPKMGKTHTFGSQNSKGARLLFITA, from the coding sequence ATGAATGGAAATACAACCCAGGATCGCACTCAATATTTTAACAATATCCCAAGTAACCAGGTCGAAGTGGCACTGTGGCTTGAAGCTGACCGTATGGGCTATTTACTGGATTCACTTACAAGCAAAAAATTCGAAAATCAGCGTGACGCAGTAAAAAATGAAAAGGCACAGAACCAACAGAACCAACCATATGGTATGATAAGTGAGATCATGGGACAAACACTTTACCCCTTTAAGCATCCGTATAGCTGGCCTGTTATAGGCTATGTTGATGATCTGAACAGGGCTTCACTGAATGATGTGAAAAATTTCTTTCTTCGCTGGTATGGTCCTAACAATGCGGTTTTAACGATTGCCGGCGACGTTGACACAAAACAGGTATTGGCATGGGTTGAAAAATACTTTGGTAATATCAAACAAGGACCGGATGTAAAAAAACTTAAAATTCCGGCGATAACACTTCCCGGTGATAAGTATGCAAGTTACAGGGACAAAATATATCTACCCTTGTCACATCGTGTAATCCCCACAGTTCCAGCGTATCACAGAGATGAGCCGGCATTGGATTGCCTGGCTGATATGATGGGAGACGGGAACAATTCAATATTCTACAGGAATTTTGTAAAAAACGAAAAAGCGGCAGAGGTTGATGTTTATCACCCTACGCATGAGTTATCAGGAGAATTTACGATCAGTATACTTTACTACCCTCCACAGGAAGCATTCCAGGATTATACCGCCTATGATAAAATGTTCAAGGAAATAGAGGAGCGCACCAAAGCAACAATTGATGAATTTGAAAAGACAGAAATAACAGATGAGGCACTTCAGCGTGTTAAAGCAAAGCGCGAAGCCACCGTTTTGCGCGGAGTTGAAAGCGCATATGGCAAGGCGGAAATACTTTCGAATTGGGATTGGATGCTGGGCCGTACATACAATGTAAAGGATGAAATAGAAAGATATAATAAGGTAACCAAAGAAGATATAGTGAGAGTTTTCAATAAATACATCAAAGGAGCAGGAGCGGGAGTTGTTAACGTATACCCCCGCATTTCCGATAAAGATTCTGTTAAGAGTTATAATCCGAAGATGGGCAAAACCCACACCTTCGGCTCCCAAAACAGCAAAGGTGCCCGATTACTATTCATCACAGCTTAA
- a CDS encoding tetratricopeptide repeat protein, whose protein sequence is MANKNNPTSNNKRLPFLENKRLQIAIISLFTLFLYSGIVSYQFIGLDEPTLIIDNYSFLKDPSNIPQAFKQHVFYAKHHTDNPRDYYRPILTLSFLLDAQFSSKPSPKFFHFTNIIYHILSCVLLFILFHQLRIDPLATFLFSLVFAAHPLLTQAVAWIPGRNDSLITVFCLLSFINLVKYAETGSVKNVILHLLLFFVALLTKESAMALTAISFLFLLIISREKLLSLKSIYLLSGYLVVIAAWYFMRYRAFEGMPNEATLKSPFNELLINSPLLLQYIQKMVLPFNLSVMSTVGDTNYILAGIALLLLAVGIYFTKQKRWNYILFGFIWFLAFISPSLLTGYFGGLEHRTYLSMVGIFIVVSEFDIFKREAIRKYKYIIPAILLLFTGITIYRLPIFNNAISYWESAVKTSDHSSLACLDLGKTYESIGQYQKAIDAYREGLNRNPKERLLHNNIGAAYIYLGNYEQAELEIKKEIELFPDNYMGYFNLGLVKKRIGKNEEAAAYWKKSLEFNKNLVNAYQQLAQYYKSINDTVNFKKCVEEVNRTSRL, encoded by the coding sequence ATGGCAAATAAGAACAACCCTACTTCAAACAATAAACGCCTGCCATTTTTAGAGAACAAACGATTACAAATCGCGATCATTTCATTATTCACTTTGTTCTTATATTCCGGCATAGTTTCGTACCAGTTTATTGGCCTTGATGAACCTACCCTTATAATTGATAATTATTCGTTTTTAAAGGATCCTTCCAATATCCCCCAGGCCTTTAAACAACATGTTTTTTATGCAAAACATCATACCGATAATCCCCGTGATTATTACCGGCCCATTTTAACCCTTTCTTTCCTGCTTGACGCTCAATTTTCAAGCAAACCCAGTCCCAAGTTTTTCCATTTCACAAATATCATTTATCATATTCTTTCCTGCGTTCTTTTATTTATTCTGTTTCACCAGCTGCGCATTGATCCTTTGGCCACATTCCTGTTCAGTCTTGTATTCGCGGCTCATCCGCTTTTAACCCAGGCTGTGGCCTGGATACCGGGCCGTAACGATTCGCTTATTACTGTTTTTTGCCTGTTAAGTTTTATTAACCTGGTAAAGTATGCCGAAACGGGTTCTGTAAAGAACGTTATTCTTCACCTGTTATTATTCTTTGTCGCTTTGCTTACAAAGGAAAGCGCTATGGCGTTGACAGCTATTTCGTTTTTATTTCTTCTCATTATAAGTCGTGAAAAACTACTCTCATTAAAAAGCATTTACCTGCTTTCGGGTTATTTAGTTGTGATCGCGGCCTGGTACTTTATGCGATACAGGGCTTTTGAAGGTATGCCCAATGAAGCCACGCTTAAAAGCCCATTTAACGAATTGCTTATAAACAGTCCTTTATTGCTGCAATACATTCAAAAAATGGTACTTCCCTTTAACCTTTCTGTCATGTCGACTGTTGGTGATACCAATTACATACTTGCCGGCATTGCTTTGCTGCTATTGGCTGTTGGAATATATTTCACGAAGCAAAAGCGCTGGAATTATATTTTGTTTGGGTTTATATGGTTTTTAGCATTTATCTCTCCTTCTTTGCTCACCGGCTATTTCGGGGGACTGGAACACCGCACTTACCTATCAATGGTTGGAATTTTTATTGTGGTGAGTGAATTTGATATTTTTAAGCGCGAAGCCATAAGAAAATATAAATACATCATTCCGGCCATACTGTTACTGTTCACGGGTATTACCATTTACAGGCTTCCCATTTTTAATAACGCGATCAGTTATTGGGAAAGCGCTGTTAAAACCTCTGATCATTCATCATTGGCCTGCCTCGATCTGGGAAAAACGTATGAAAGCATCGGGCAATATCAGAAAGCGATCGATGCATATCGTGAAGGGCTCAACAGAAATCCGAAGGAAAGATTGCTGCATAATAATATCGGCGCGGCTTACATTTACCTGGGGAACTACGAACAGGCAGAACTTGAAATAAAAAAGGAGATCGAACTATTTCCCGATAACTATATGGGCTATTTTAACCTGGGCCTGGTGAAAAAACGGATAGGAAAAAACGAAGAAGCTGCCGCCTATTGGAAAAAATCGCTGGAATTCAATAAAAATCTTGTGAATGCCTATCAGCAGCTCGCTCAATACTACAAATCGATAAACGACACGGTAAATTTTAAAAAGTGCGTTGAGGAAGTTAACAGGACAAGTCGCTTGTGA
- a CDS encoding insulinase family protein, with translation MISRIRKTLFALLFIAAPFVFIQAQPQLIEKIEPRADGLIIPYEKYKMPNGLTVIIHEDHSDPVATVMITYKVGSDRESVGKSGFAHFFEHMMW, from the coding sequence ATGATAAGTAGAATCAGGAAAACACTTTTTGCGCTACTATTTATTGCTGCACCTTTCGTTTTTATACAGGCACAGCCGCAACTCATTGAAAAGATTGAACCACGTGCGGATGGATTAATTATCCCGTATGAAAAGTATAAGATGCCTAACGGACTTACTGTTATAATTCACGAAGACCATTCTGATCCGGTTGCGACAGTAATGATAACCTACAAAGTGGGATCTGATCGTGAAAGTGTCGGAAAGTCAGGCTTCGCTCATTTCTTTGAGCACATGATGTGGTAA
- the mnmE gene encoding tRNA uridine-5-carboxymethylaminomethyl(34) synthesis GTPase MnmE has protein sequence MRYDPLNSETIVALATPDGVGAIGIIRVSGKNAFAIASLLFYKKNGKSVDVSKLKSHTVHFGVIKEKDIVLDEVLLTVFVGPHSYTAENIVEFSCHGSRFIQQQLIQLLIRKGARLADAGEFTFRAFFNKRLDLVQAEAVADLIASTSATSHQVAMQQMRGGFSTKIKVLRENLVNFASLIELELDFSEEDVEFADRDDLKKLVLSIQKVIHRLVESFELGNVIKNGIPVAIVGKPNSGKSTLLNVLLEEDRAIVSEIPGTTRDIIEDDISIDGILFRFIDTAGIRQTSDLIEQIGVSRTFEKIQKSSIIVYLFDVHELTSKELQKEIDEIKEHLNERSQLIIVGNKIDKEDLVYTEREFAAFKDILFISAKERINMDALRKRFVDLFDSRTINVTETVVTNVRHMQALHNAGSALEKVYDGLSKNISGELISVDIKNALHQLGLITGEVTTEDLLQNIFSKFCIGK, from the coding sequence ATCAGATACGATCCATTAAATAGCGAAACAATTGTAGCCCTTGCCACTCCTGATGGAGTAGGGGCTATTGGTATTATTCGTGTGTCGGGAAAAAACGCATTTGCAATTGCGAGCCTGCTTTTTTATAAAAAGAATGGTAAATCCGTTGATGTTTCTAAATTAAAGTCGCATACGGTTCATTTTGGAGTAATAAAAGAGAAAGATATTGTATTGGATGAGGTATTGCTTACTGTATTCGTGGGTCCGCATTCCTATACTGCAGAGAACATTGTTGAATTTTCATGTCATGGTTCCCGGTTTATCCAGCAGCAATTGATTCAGCTTCTTATCCGTAAAGGTGCCCGCCTGGCTGATGCCGGCGAGTTCACCTTCCGTGCTTTTTTTAACAAGCGGCTCGATCTTGTGCAGGCTGAAGCGGTAGCCGATCTCATCGCATCTACTTCGGCTACCTCTCACCAGGTCGCCATGCAGCAAATGCGCGGCGGATTCTCAACCAAAATAAAGGTATTGCGTGAAAACCTCGTGAATTTTGCCTCACTTATAGAACTGGAGCTCGATTTCAGTGAAGAGGATGTGGAGTTTGCTGACAGGGATGATCTCAAAAAACTTGTTCTTTCTATTCAAAAAGTGATCCATCGTCTTGTGGAATCTTTTGAATTGGGTAATGTGATCAAGAACGGGATACCTGTAGCTATAGTCGGGAAGCCGAATTCTGGCAAATCAACTTTACTTAACGTACTGCTGGAGGAAGACAGGGCGATCGTTTCCGAAATTCCCGGCACCACGCGTGATATTATTGAAGACGATATCAGTATTGATGGTATTTTGTTTCGTTTTATCGATACGGCAGGTATCCGCCAGACTTCCGACCTGATCGAGCAAATTGGTGTATCGCGTACATTTGAGAAAATTCAGAAATCGTCTATTATAGTGTATCTGTTTGATGTACATGAGTTGACCAGCAAAGAATTGCAAAAGGAAATAGATGAAATTAAGGAACACCTGAATGAGCGTTCGCAGCTGATCATAGTTGGCAATAAGATCGATAAAGAAGACCTGGTCTATACAGAGCGTGAGTTTGCCGCATTTAAGGATATACTTTTTATTTCTGCCAAGGAACGGATTAATATGGATGCTTTACGGAAACGTTTTGTTGACCTGTTCGACAGCCGTACCATTAATGTTACCGAAACTGTTGTTACCAATGTACGTCACATGCAGGCATTACACAATGCCGGCAGCGCGCTCGAAAAAGTGTATGACGGGTTGAGTAAAAATATATCCGGGGAATTAATCTCTGTGGATATTAAAAATGCTTTACACCAACTGGGCCTCATAACCGGAGAAGTGACCACCGAGGACTTACTTCAGAATATTTTTTCGAAGTTTTGTATCGGAAAGTAG